From Vigna unguiculata cultivar IT97K-499-35 chromosome 5, ASM411807v1, whole genome shotgun sequence, the proteins below share one genomic window:
- the LOC114183349 gene encoding uncharacterized protein At1g43920, Chloroplastic-like, producing the protein MKRSGGSKSVPSSSSASAHVGSSQFGRKVCGCGDQLLLLKATTAKNNGRFFFRCRNWASESNCNYFRWADAMEAELEGKREIEEGENENLSYSDTMILQLVQKNAKLKKKLLAERKLGEIKLFFFILSWAFTVILCVLFLLKSNCKD; encoded by the exons ATGAAGAGGAGTGGTGGGTCGAAGAGTGTTCCGTCGTCATCTTCCGCTTCTGCGCATGTCGGATCTTCTCAGTTTGGAAGaaaagtttgtggttgtggcGACCAATTACTGCTTCTTAAAGCAACTACTGCAAAGAATAATGGCAGATTTTTCTTCCGGTGTCGAAATTGGGCA AGTGAATCAAATTGTAACTACTTTCGATGGGCTGATGCGATGGAAGCTGAATTGGAAGGGAAGCGTGAGATTGAAGAAGGAGAGAATGAAAATTTAAGTTACAGTGACACAATGATACTACAGTTGGTGCAAAAGAATGCGAAACTAAAGAAGAAGTTATTGGCAGAGAGAAAATTGGGAGAAATAaagctgtttttttttattttgtcttgggCTTTTACTGTCATACTTTGTGTTTTATTTCTGTTGAAGTCAAATTGTAAGGATTAA